The following coding sequences lie in one Arachis hypogaea cultivar Tifrunner chromosome 4, arahy.Tifrunner.gnm2.J5K5, whole genome shotgun sequence genomic window:
- the LOC112797877 gene encoding malonyl-CoA:anthocyanidin 5-O-glucoside-6''-O-malonyltransferase-like — MASSANNNTSAIKIHEKCLIPPPNSSPQLSLPLTFFDLIWLRFHPVERIFFYSLPTPHSTLDSLLHQVLPTLKNSLSLTLQHFLPLAGTIVWPSDSNKPLIQYNVGDGVSLTVAESSEDLNHFLVNSPVEALDSRSLVPHLESSDSHASVISLQITLFPKSGFSIGISSHHAVLDGKSSIMFVKAWAYLCREGQLSNEESPRLAPELVPIFDKEAIKDPNGRDMMFINNWKQISSQLDPNNNDSSNGRTLKIMSSAFPPLVDDRVRSTFELTRGDLEKIRNRVLSNWDTTVDDEDVVVISSSTKQQPKLSTFLLTCAYVSVCIVKATDEEPKKRGDNNENKFMLGFTVDCRAKLDPPVHENYFGNCVAGHIVDAIKAEDFRKENALVIVAKKIYSKIRSVGTMEGALDGIETMFFRAAMMVKEGKKPIGVAGSARFGVYGIDFGWGKPEKVEITSVDRGITISMAESKDGSGGIQVGLVLNKHVMHLFNELFHAGLC; from the coding sequence ATGGCTTCTTCTGCAAACAACAACACTAGTGCCATCAAAATCCATGAAAAATGCCTCATTCCTCCTCCTAATTCTTCTCCCCAATTATCTCTCCCACTCACTTTCTTCGACCTCATTTGGCTAAGATTCCACCCTGTTGAACGCATCTTCTTTTATTCCCTTCCCACTCCACACTCAACCCTCGATTCCCTCCTTCACCAAGTGCTTCCAACGCtcaaaaactctctctctcttaccctccAACACTTCCTTCCTCTTGCAGGTACCATAGTTTGGCCTTCTGATTCCAACAAACCGTTAATCCAATACAACGTTGGCGATGGTGTTTCACTCACTGTAGCAGAGTCTAGTGAAGACTTGAACCATTTCTTGGTGAATTCCCCCGTTGAGGCTTTGGATTCTCGCTCTTTGGTGCCCCACTTGGAATCATCGGATTCTCATGCGTCTGTAATCTCTCTTCAGATCACACTCTTCCCAAAGAGTGGCTTCAGTATTGGGATCAGTTCCCACCATGCTGTTCTCGATGGAAAATCTTCAATCATGTTCGTTAAGGCTTGGGCTTATCTATGTCGTGAAGGTCAATTATCCAATGAAGAATCACCACGTTTGGCTCCTGAATTGGTTCCCATCTTTGACAAGGAAGCCATTAAAGATCCAAATGGGCGTGACATGATGTTCATAAACAATTGGAAACAAATATCGTCCCAGTTGGACCCCAACAACAACGATAGCAGCAACGGAAGAACCCTTAAGATCATGTCAAGTGCGTTTCCTCCGTTGGTGGATGACAGGGTTAGATCCACGTTTGAGTTAACACGTGGAGATTTGGAGAAGATAAGGAACAGGGTGTTGTCCAATTGGGACACCACGGTGGATGATGAAGATGTCGTAGTTATCTCTTCTTCTACGAAGCAACAACCAAAGTTGTCGACTTTTCTTCTCACGTGTGCCTATGTTTCTGTTTGCATCGTAAAAGCAACTGATGAAGAACCCAAAAAAAGGGGTGACAATAATGAAAATAAATTCATGCTTGGATTCACTGTGGATTGCAGGGCTAAATTGGACCCTCCAGTTCACGAGAACTACTTTGGGAACTGTGTTGCCGGACATATCGTTGATGCAATAAAAGCAGAGGACTTCAGAAAAGAAAACGCGTTGGTGATTGTTGCGAAAAAGATTTACAGTAAGATAAGATCGGTTGGTACTATGGAAGGAGCGCTTGATGGAATAGAGACGATGTTCTTTAGAGCGGCGATGATggtgaaagaagggaagaaaccAATAGGAGTAGCGGGATCAGCGAGGTTTGGTGTTTATGGAATCGATTTTGGATGGGGGAAGCCTGAAAAGGTAGAGATAACTTCGGTGGACAGAGGAATCACCATTAGCATGGCAGAGAGTAAAGATGGGAGTGGGGGGATTCAAGTGGGGCTTGTTCTTAATAAGCATGTGATGCATCTGTTTAATGAATTATTTCATGCTGGCTTATgttga